The sequence below is a genomic window from Ipomoea triloba cultivar NCNSP0323 chromosome 2, ASM357664v1.
ACAAGAAAAGGCTTCCGTATCATCTTACTATGCAAAATTGAAGAGCCTTTGGGATGAGATGATGGACATCTCGCCACTGCCAAGATGTGTTTGCAGTGGATGCACTTTCAATATATCAAAACAACTTGTCAATatgaaagaaaaggaacaattGTATGCCTTTCTCATGGACTAGGTGAAGAATTTTCTACTGTTAAGTCACAAATTCTTAGTGCAAAACCAATACCAAGTTTGGGTCGTGCATATCATATGGTTTCTGAAGATGAGCAACATAGACAAATTTCGGCAGCACACAAACCAATGGTTGAAGCTGCAGCATTTCAAATGCAAAAGGGAAGAAGGGACATACCCATATGTGGTCATTGCCAAAAGACAGGGCATACAGAAGACCAATGCTATGAAATAATAGGTTATCCTGCAGATTGGCGAAAAGGTCCACGTGGCAAGAAAGGTTGGCAACATGTAAACTAGAAAGTAGCCCGAAGGCTACTCAAGTTAATACAGACATGCATCTTCTTCAAGGTCTCACTCAAGCTCAATTGACAAAACTTGCCCAGCTCCTAAACACGGACGAAGACAAATTGAGGCCAGTAGAGCAATGGAAAAATCATCATGCAACATGGCTGGTAAGATCAATGGTAAAAATTTGTGGGTGATTGATTCTGGAGCCACAAACCACATTGTTTGTGATGACAGTTTTCTAAATAATGTGGAGAGCAAATATGGTGAATACCCTGTTACAATACCAAATGGAGACAAAGTGGCAGTCAGGAGCATAGGGGGAACTAAACTCCCTAATGGGATGCAAATAAGCCGTGTCTTGAACATACCTGATTTCTTTTCGGACAAAAGACTTTGATTGTGATCTGACTTTCTTTTCGGACTTTGATATAATGCAGGACTTACCTTCGAGGAAACTGATTGGAGTGGGTAGGATGCATGGTGGTCTTTATTACATGGAGCCGACATATCGTGAGGGTATGGCAATGTCTGTTAAGAGCAAATCTTCAAGCATTTGGCATAGGAGGCTTGGTCATGCTTCTAGTATGAACATTCAAAAAATCAAGTCAGATTCTGTGACTTCTTGTGAGAATAATTTCTTTTGTGATTCATGCATACGTGCTAAACAAACTAGGTTACCTTTCCCTGTTAGTACTATTAAAAGTCAATCATGTTTTGATCTCATTCACTGTGATATTTGGGGTGGTTATAAAACACCTTCTTTTTCTGGAGCTCACTATTTTCTCACTATTGTGGATGATTTTAGTAGGGGTGTTTAGGTATATTTAATGAAACACAAATCTGAAGTCAGACACTACTTAGTTTCTTTTTGCAACATGGTTTCTTTTTGAAACATGGTTGTCACTCAATTCGGAAAAAGGGTTAAGACAATTCGAGCTGATAATGGTGCAGAATTCCTTTCAACTTATATGATGGAATATTATAAAGAGCATGGTATTCTTTTACAATGATCTTTCGCGGACACCCCACAACAGAATGGGGTTGTTGAAAGAAAGCACAGGCACGTCCTAGACATAGCACGAGCATTGCGATTTCAAACTGGCTTGCCAATCGAATTTTGGGGGGAATGCATCTTAACTGCAGTTTACATAATTAACAGATTGTTTTCTAAGGTTCTCAAGCACAAAACACCTTATGAAATCTTAATGCAAAAACTGCCAAATTATGATCACTAACGGGTATTTGGTTGCTTGGTGTGTACACATAACCGAAAGGGTGACAAGTTTGATGAGAGAGCAAAGCCATGCATTTTTGTAGGATATCCCCATGGTATCAAGTCTATGATCCAAATGAACAGGGTTTTCACACTACGAGGgacttgattttttttgaagacaagTTCCCTTATAAAAACTATGTTCTGGAATCAGAGCcacaaattcaaaaaccatactCACAGTCAGTTGATGATGAAACTGAAGACACAATGAACACTGTACAAGCCCAGGAAGTTGATAATAACAGAAGAACAGAACCTTGTATGCCTGCGGTAGAAATGGATTGTGGTGAGATAAGTGAAATTATAGTAGATGGGAGTAATGTTGAGGATCGAGGAAGTATTGAACCTTCTGGAGTAGTTCATGAAATGGTGCAGCGGAAAAGTCAACGTGAAAGACGCATGCCAAAATACTAGGAAAATTATGAGACGACATTGCCACCCTCCATATCGCCATCGACACCTACCACTCCTTCAGCGTCCTCAACGGTACATCCTATGTCGCATTATGtttcttataataaattttcttcttctcaccAAGCTTTCTTAGCGGCCATCACTAGCCATGATGAGCCAAAAACCTTCAAGCAAGCAGTCAATTACAAGCATTGGCGAGATGCAATGCAAAAGGAAATTGAGGCTCTAAAAGCAAATGGAACGTGGGACCTTGTTGAACTTCCATTAGATAAAAGAGCCATTGATTCCAAATGGGTTTATAGAGTGAAGTTCAAACCCGATATAACAGTAGAACGATACAAAGCGCGGCTTGTTGCAAAGGGTTTCACACAAATAGAAGGGATCGACTTCCATGAAACATTTGCCCCCGTTGCTAAACTGGTGACTTTGAGATGTCTACTCACCGTTGCAGTTAAAAAAGGTTGGGAAATTCATCAACTTGACGTGAATAATGCATTTCTTCATGGTGACTTACATGAAGAAATCTACATGAAATTACCTGGTGGTTTTGCAAAGCCTGGTGACATGAGAGTCTGCAAATTAAAGAAGTCTTTGTATGGATTGCGGCAAGCTTCACGCAACTGGCACCAAAAATTCACTAGGGCACTCATCAGTGTTGGTTTTCACCACTCCAAATCTGACCATTCAATGTTTTTATACAATGATGGTACAAAATTTGTTGTTGCCTTGATATATGTGGACGATGTCATTTTGGCTGGGAATGACCCAAACAAGATTCACAGGGTTAAATCCTTTTAGGACTCAGGATTTGGCATTAAGGATTTGGGACCTCTAAAGTACTTTCTTGGGATTGAAGTAGCACGAACTACGCAGGGTATGGTTTTGAGCCAACGAAAATACACGTTGGACATTCTTGGTGAGAGTGGCTTACATGGTTGCCGCCCCAGTGACTTCCCCATTGAACAAAACCATAAGCTACGGGCAGATAGTACAGGTTCCTTGGTTGATGCAGCTCATTATCATAGATTGGTGGGACGCCTCTTGTATCTCACAGTTACGCGTCCGGATATCACATATGCTGTTAATATTCTTAGTCAATTTGTTACTATGCCACGACAAGAGCACATGGATGCTGCCACCCGAGTACTGCGTTACCTTAAAGGGGCACCAGGACAAGATTTATTACTTCCTAAAGAAGGTAGTTTGACTCTCACAGCTTATTGCGATGCTGATTGGGGATGATGTCTTACTACACGTCGTTCGTGCATGggttattacatttttcttagaGGTGCTCCGATTTCTTGGCGAACAAAGAAACAATCTGTGGTATCCCGGTCATCAGCAGAAGCAGAGTATAGGGTGATGGCAGTTACTGTAAGTGAGTTACTATGGTTGCGTTGGTTATTGTCTGAACTTGGTTCTCAACAAAAACATGCAACACCTCTATTTTGTGACAACCAAGCAGCATTACATATTGCGGCAAATCATGTTTATCATGAACAGACTAAGCATGTGGAAATGGATTGCTATTTTGTTCGTGAGAGAATGCATTCCAATGAAATAACTCTGCGAAAAATACATACAAAGGTTCAACTTGCTGATTTATTCACCAAGACGCTTGGAAAAGATAGGTTTAATCTCTTGCTTGGCAAGTTGGGCGTTGTTGATCTCCACGCTCCAACTTGAGGGAGGCGTGATGATATGGAAATAAATCAAAAGTGAATATTACAGTATAAATCAAAATGAATATTGCAGTGATTCTTGAGCCTTGAAGAATTATCCTGTACAGCTCACTTTTatttactttccttttgaatagCCTTTTGTATAGCATTACCTTCATTAGTTTCCTGTATATATTATGGACTTCATCAGTAATGAAAGTAACCTTTTCTCTCAATATTATTCACATGCATAAGAGTTTGTAACCATACAGTGTTGTTTTCATCACATGGCTTCAGTGTTGTCCTGTCCGAGGATGAGCTTAAGCTCTCAAGAAATCTCTAGGATTTGTCTACGCTTACAAGGATAAATCTACCGCAATGGATACCACTCATACCTTTGAGTTCCTGTCTCTGAATCCCACAACTGGGCTTTGGCCGGCATCTCAGTTTAGGAAAGATGTGATCATTGGAATGATTGATACCGGAATTTGGCCGAAAAGTCCAAGCTTCAAACATGACGGCATGGCTGAAATTCCGAAAAGGTGAAAGGGGAGTCGTTGTTGGAGAGGCCGAAGGTGATGGCCGTGGAGTTTTTACCGTGGGTGAAGCTGATGCAACAGAACTTAGATTGtttttacaaaacaaaaaaaaattaattaataaatcttaCATGTACACTCCATCtcatatgttttatttttaataaagctTACATGGACTACAAATCAGCAGGGAACTGGCACCATGTCATCAAGTAAACTGAGAAACCTATAAAAAGTTCTATGCGAAAAAACAATAATGGTTTATGGatcaaaatatatgttttgaaagatcaaggtgcggcatgaataatcaggaatggttcatggtgcgggatgacactttagacTCTTTAGCCATAAATCTATAATCATCTTCTAGAAAAAGAGAAAAGGGCTTGAACCCTGCTTCATTACTCTATTATTGAGCTGCATCAATGCATCCTGGATCTTTATTCATAGCATCTACTAAGTTGCATCAACACGCTCCTATATTCCTattcatctatatatatatatataataatagaagtgatTGTCAAAATTTTCCTGCCCAAACTGGAGGGCGTTTTAGtaataacataattaatataattaattaaaataattattattttgttaataatataattaatatatcacCCTACTAATCAGCCAAATTTCCTAAACCACTCCCCATCCCCacccctcttaatttcttacctttttcacctctctccctctcttccttaatttctatataaactTTTGTTTATAATCATAATCattcttataataattatatacatgCTTAATGCTGGAGGTTGCGGCACTCGGTGATGAAGAGCCTCGAAGAGAAACTAGGTTTTGAGCCTTGATCATAGTTTAGCCGCGTATCAAAATTAACGGTAGGTTTAGCATCCAGGTAGTTTGATCGGATTAGATGCGTTATTGCATGACTATATTTTCGAAACTTAATACTTCTTTTCGGCCAAAAGTTGTTGATATGAGTGCATTAcgatttatttcaaatatttctaCGGTTACTCCAAGTACAATTTCATATACTGAATCTGATTTTGAAGTTTCATTATCATTGACGATGAAAGACCCCTCATGTGAATTATCTAGCTTTGAGTGGTGGTTATTCCTGCCCGTTTAAAGCGATGACTTCTCTGATCTCTCTGTCTTCATTTTTCTGCTTTACTATCATTGTTCCAGAATTTAGAGTGCTACACAAGAAAATGTGTCGCTCACGGGTGATTGGAGAATGGGGAGTGGTTAACTTTCTGGCTTTCTACTGTGATATACATgacaagatttatgtttatttttatctcTACTACTCTGCTATATCATTTTCGAAAGATTTGGGCTGCAACCCTATGTTTCATTGTGCAATTTGTATGTCTGCTACTCTGCTATATCATTTCCGAAAGATTTGGGCTGCAAACCTATGTTTCATTGTGCACTTTGTATGTCTGCTACTCTGCTATATCATTTTCGAAAGATTGGTGCTGCAAATCTATGTTCGGTAGtgcaatttgtatttttaacaGAAGGGAATGCAAAAATAGACGTACGAAAGAATGGACTATGGATCGGattacattttcattaatacagtttgaatttttgaataaaaatgaatagGCAGCATGGGGTACGTAGTGTTGGctaaggaaaggaaaggaagtGAAGTGAAATACTAGTGAACCGTACTCCTCCATCCacatctaaaaaaaatgaagtactatttttactcttatttttaaCAGCTTAAACATCTATTTAACGGGGAGGGGAATAAATagccacttttaaaataattgaggggatAAATTACTTACATAAATAACCCAGGGAGAAAAACTGTTATAAGTATACAGCTAGGAGTAAAagagtgtcattttccctaataataatccaaaactcttaatagaatttttcaaatattaataacaatataatagtaataataattcaaaactgCTAATATAAGTtcctaatattttcaaaaaataaagttcCTAATAAATCCGTTtataaggtaattataaatatagaattaagaaaaattaacaGGATTAATACAAGCTAatcaatttcctaatataattttcttatcatattttaattaattaatacttttcctaatatatcttacCTAAAAGGcttcttcctttttttaaataataattcataTGTTAATCCAGTTATTATGgtaacctatatatataggtaattatcatatactatttaccatctaaataacccaTGCTAATTACCAACCATATTtaaatctaaatttattatggtaattaaacatcGAGAATCCCTCCCCCGCcgatgattttatatttttttacttcgaataatatcaattacccGTGCACTTCTTTTTGAttgcttttgaataaaatcttaaaaagtatggcaattaaggaattaataattttttgtaatataaactttataatcagttaacgaaattgataatacacatattaagtccataattaaagaagattttaaaaatattataattattccaattcatagattattacgtccataaaattatgcaaattattcaaagtcacagattattacacatataaaattatgctaatgtttacttttgaataaaatcttaataattatggtaattaagaaattaattcacacattatacttttatttacatttttttataatagattttatctaatcaattaaagaaattaatggtacacatattacgaacataatttaaaaaaaattaaatatatatacacatattaatatggacataattaaagggaattaagcatacacatattatgtccataattaaacatatacatattaatttgtACGCGCATtacgcgaatgggttaatgcccaatgtttatatttaaataaatatttgaaagtatatcaatacaagattatataggagaagtttatacatgggtaattgaatgtcggatttttttatttaaatatctaactcaaagtatgtatatgaatccaagataatatagaaaattcattataattattactaaaataaatgtttgcaactttgtaaaattgatagtctaaagatttggtctaaaaatgataatctaaataaatactacttttaatttaaattttctaagtggttcttaattctcttttgagtgacattgtcattgtcttcatctttactatttgttcttttcctttttttttggtagtgtgttatttgcaattcag
It includes:
- the LOC116010873 gene encoding uncharacterized protein LOC116010873, producing the protein MDKDMRSSIRYANTARDIWEDLEERFGKGSAPRAFEIRRSVVFLKQEKASVSSYYAKLKSLWDEMMDISPLPRCEEFSTVKSQILSAKPIPSLGRAYHMVSEDEQHRQISAAHKPMVEAAAFQMQKGRRDIPICGHCQKTGHTEDQCYEIIGYPADWRKGPRGKKGWQHVN